One window from the genome of Rhinolophus ferrumequinum isolate MPI-CBG mRhiFer1 chromosome 22, mRhiFer1_v1.p, whole genome shotgun sequence encodes:
- the EXTL2 gene encoding exostosin-like 2 isoform X6 — MITKLHANKSAAPLQSLSWRCCHICKLPGRVMGIRVLRFSLVVVLVLLLVAGALTTLLPNVREDKMPTSRREIKSQSKSTLDSFTLIMQTYNRTDLLLRLLNHYQAVPHLHKVIVVWNNVGEKGPEELWNSLGPHPVPVIFKPQTTNRMRNRLQVFPELETSAVLMVDDDMLISAQDLVFAFSVWQDQMMMIE; from the exons GTGTTGCCACATCTGCAAACTTCCTGGCAGAGTGATGGGAATTCGAGTGCTTCGCTTCTCTTTGGTGGTCGTCCTTGTGTTACTACTGGTAGCTGGGGCTTTGACCACTTTACTTCCTAATGTCAGAGAAGACAAGATGCCCACATCACGCAGGGAAATAAAATCCCAGAGCAAGTCCACCCTGGATTCCTTTACTCTCATCATGCAGACGTACAACAGAACAGATCTCTTACTGAGACTTTTAAATCATTATCAGGCGGTACCACATCTGCACAAAGTGATTGTGGTGTGGAACAATGTTGGGGAGAAGGGACCAGAGGAGCTATGGAATTCTCTGGGGCCTCACCCTGTCCCTGTGATCTTCAAACCACAGACAACAAACAGGATGAGAAATCGGCTCCAGGTCTTTCCTGAGCTGGAGACTAGTG cagTGTTAATGGTAGACGATGACATGCTAATTAGCGCCCAGGACCTTGTTTTTGCTTTCTCAGTTTGGCAG GACCAAATGATGATGATAGAATGA
- the EXTL2 gene encoding exostosin-like 2 isoform X1, translating into MITKLHANKSAAPLQSLSWRCCHICKLPGRVMGIRVLRFSLVVVLVLLLVAGALTTLLPNVREDKMPTSRREIKSQSKSTLDSFTLIMQTYNRTDLLLRLLNHYQAVPHLHKVIVVWNNVGEKGPEELWNSLGPHPVPVIFKPQTTNRMRNRLQVFPELETSAVLMVDDDMLISAQDLVFAFSVWQQFPDQIVGFVPRKHVSTSSGIYSYGGFELQTPGFGDGDQYSVVLIGASFFNSKYLELFQRQPAAVHALIDETQNCDDIAMNFIVAKHTGKTSGIFVKPVNMGNLEKETTGGHSGMWHRAEHFLQRSYCINKLVNIYDGMPLKYSNIMISQFGFPYANHRSKM; encoded by the exons GTGTTGCCACATCTGCAAACTTCCTGGCAGAGTGATGGGAATTCGAGTGCTTCGCTTCTCTTTGGTGGTCGTCCTTGTGTTACTACTGGTAGCTGGGGCTTTGACCACTTTACTTCCTAATGTCAGAGAAGACAAGATGCCCACATCACGCAGGGAAATAAAATCCCAGAGCAAGTCCACCCTGGATTCCTTTACTCTCATCATGCAGACGTACAACAGAACAGATCTCTTACTGAGACTTTTAAATCATTATCAGGCGGTACCACATCTGCACAAAGTGATTGTGGTGTGGAACAATGTTGGGGAGAAGGGACCAGAGGAGCTATGGAATTCTCTGGGGCCTCACCCTGTCCCTGTGATCTTCAAACCACAGACAACAAACAGGATGAGAAATCGGCTCCAGGTCTTTCCTGAGCTGGAGACTAGTG cagTGTTAATGGTAGACGATGACATGCTAATTAGCGCCCAGGACCTTGTTTTTGCTTTCTCAGTTTGGCAG CAATTTCCTGATCAGATTGTAGGATTTGTTCCTAGAAAGCATGTCTCAACTTCATCAGGTATCTATAGTTATGGAGGTTTTGAACTGCAGACACCAGGCTTTGGAGATGGTGACCAGTACTCTGTGGTGCTGATTGGAGCCTCATTCTTCAATAGCAAATACCTTGAACTCTTTCAGAGGCAACCTGCAGCCGTCCATGCTTTGATAGATGAAACGCAAAACTGTGATGATATTGCCATGAACTTTATCGTTGCCAAGCACACTGGGAAGACTTCAGGGATATTTGTGAAACCTGTAAACATGggcaatttagaaaaagaaaccacTGGTGGCCATTCTGGAATGTGGCATCGAGCTGAGCACTTTCTGCAGAGGTCTTACTGTATCAATAAGCTTGTTAATATCTATGATGGGATGCCCTTAAAGTACTCCAACATAATGATCTCTCAGTTTGGTTTTCCATATGCCAACCACAGAAGTAAAATGTGA
- the EXTL2 gene encoding exostosin-like 2 isoform X2: MRCCHICKLPGRVMGIRVLRFSLVVVLVLLLVAGALTTLLPNVREDKMPTSRREIKSQSKSTLDSFTLIMQTYNRTDLLLRLLNHYQAVPHLHKVIVVWNNVGEKGPEELWNSLGPHPVPVIFKPQTTNRMRNRLQVFPELETSAVLMVDDDMLISAQDLVFAFSVWQQFPDQIVGFVPRKHVSTSSGIYSYGGFELQTPGFGDGDQYSVVLIGASFFNSKYLELFQRQPAAVHALIDETQNCDDIAMNFIVAKHTGKTSGIFVKPVNMGNLEKETTGGHSGMWHRAEHFLQRSYCINKLVNIYDGMPLKYSNIMISQFGFPYANHRSKM; encoded by the exons GTGTTGCCACATCTGCAAACTTCCTGGCAGAGTGATGGGAATTCGAGTGCTTCGCTTCTCTTTGGTGGTCGTCCTTGTGTTACTACTGGTAGCTGGGGCTTTGACCACTTTACTTCCTAATGTCAGAGAAGACAAGATGCCCACATCACGCAGGGAAATAAAATCCCAGAGCAAGTCCACCCTGGATTCCTTTACTCTCATCATGCAGACGTACAACAGAACAGATCTCTTACTGAGACTTTTAAATCATTATCAGGCGGTACCACATCTGCACAAAGTGATTGTGGTGTGGAACAATGTTGGGGAGAAGGGACCAGAGGAGCTATGGAATTCTCTGGGGCCTCACCCTGTCCCTGTGATCTTCAAACCACAGACAACAAACAGGATGAGAAATCGGCTCCAGGTCTTTCCTGAGCTGGAGACTAGTG cagTGTTAATGGTAGACGATGACATGCTAATTAGCGCCCAGGACCTTGTTTTTGCTTTCTCAGTTTGGCAG CAATTTCCTGATCAGATTGTAGGATTTGTTCCTAGAAAGCATGTCTCAACTTCATCAGGTATCTATAGTTATGGAGGTTTTGAACTGCAGACACCAGGCTTTGGAGATGGTGACCAGTACTCTGTGGTGCTGATTGGAGCCTCATTCTTCAATAGCAAATACCTTGAACTCTTTCAGAGGCAACCTGCAGCCGTCCATGCTTTGATAGATGAAACGCAAAACTGTGATGATATTGCCATGAACTTTATCGTTGCCAAGCACACTGGGAAGACTTCAGGGATATTTGTGAAACCTGTAAACATGggcaatttagaaaaagaaaccacTGGTGGCCATTCTGGAATGTGGCATCGAGCTGAGCACTTTCTGCAGAGGTCTTACTGTATCAATAAGCTTGTTAATATCTATGATGGGATGCCCTTAAAGTACTCCAACATAATGATCTCTCAGTTTGGTTTTCCATATGCCAACCACAGAAGTAAAATGTGA
- the EXTL2 gene encoding exostosin-like 2 isoform X5 gives MITKLHANKSAAPLQSLSWRCCHICKLPGRVMGIRVLRFSLVVVLVLLLVAGALTTLLPNVREDKMPTSRREIKSQSKSTLDSFTLIMQTYNRTDLLLRLLNHYQAVPHLHKVIVVWNNVGEKGPEELWNSLGPHPVPVIFKPQTTNRMRNRLQVFPELETSAVLMVDDDMLISAQDLVFAFSVWQHSYSQLPCSIL, from the exons GTGTTGCCACATCTGCAAACTTCCTGGCAGAGTGATGGGAATTCGAGTGCTTCGCTTCTCTTTGGTGGTCGTCCTTGTGTTACTACTGGTAGCTGGGGCTTTGACCACTTTACTTCCTAATGTCAGAGAAGACAAGATGCCCACATCACGCAGGGAAATAAAATCCCAGAGCAAGTCCACCCTGGATTCCTTTACTCTCATCATGCAGACGTACAACAGAACAGATCTCTTACTGAGACTTTTAAATCATTATCAGGCGGTACCACATCTGCACAAAGTGATTGTGGTGTGGAACAATGTTGGGGAGAAGGGACCAGAGGAGCTATGGAATTCTCTGGGGCCTCACCCTGTCCCTGTGATCTTCAAACCACAGACAACAAACAGGATGAGAAATCGGCTCCAGGTCTTTCCTGAGCTGGAGACTAGTG cagTGTTAATGGTAGACGATGACATGCTAATTAGCGCCCAGGACCTTGTTTTTGCTTTCTCAGTTTGGCAG CATTCATATAGTCAACTTCCTTGCAGCATACTTTGA
- the EXTL2 gene encoding exostosin-like 2 isoform X3 encodes MITKLHANKSAAPLQSLSWRCCHICKLPGRVMGIRVLRFSLVVVLVLLLVAGALTTLLPNVREDKMPTSRREIKSQSKSTLDSFTLIMQTYNRTDLLLRLLNHYQAVPHLHKVIVVWNNVGEKGPEELWNSLGPHPVPVIFKPQTTNRMRNRLQVFPELETSAVLMVDDDMLISAQDLVFAFSVWQTPGFGDGDQYSVVLIGASFFNSKYLELFQRQPAAVHALIDETQNCDDIAMNFIVAKHTGKTSGIFVKPVNMGNLEKETTGGHSGMWHRAEHFLQRSYCINKLVNIYDGMPLKYSNIMISQFGFPYANHRSKM; translated from the exons GTGTTGCCACATCTGCAAACTTCCTGGCAGAGTGATGGGAATTCGAGTGCTTCGCTTCTCTTTGGTGGTCGTCCTTGTGTTACTACTGGTAGCTGGGGCTTTGACCACTTTACTTCCTAATGTCAGAGAAGACAAGATGCCCACATCACGCAGGGAAATAAAATCCCAGAGCAAGTCCACCCTGGATTCCTTTACTCTCATCATGCAGACGTACAACAGAACAGATCTCTTACTGAGACTTTTAAATCATTATCAGGCGGTACCACATCTGCACAAAGTGATTGTGGTGTGGAACAATGTTGGGGAGAAGGGACCAGAGGAGCTATGGAATTCTCTGGGGCCTCACCCTGTCCCTGTGATCTTCAAACCACAGACAACAAACAGGATGAGAAATCGGCTCCAGGTCTTTCCTGAGCTGGAGACTAGTG cagTGTTAATGGTAGACGATGACATGCTAATTAGCGCCCAGGACCTTGTTTTTGCTTTCTCAGTTTGGCAG ACACCAGGCTTTGGAGATGGTGACCAGTACTCTGTGGTGCTGATTGGAGCCTCATTCTTCAATAGCAAATACCTTGAACTCTTTCAGAGGCAACCTGCAGCCGTCCATGCTTTGATAGATGAAACGCAAAACTGTGATGATATTGCCATGAACTTTATCGTTGCCAAGCACACTGGGAAGACTTCAGGGATATTTGTGAAACCTGTAAACATGggcaatttagaaaaagaaaccacTGGTGGCCATTCTGGAATGTGGCATCGAGCTGAGCACTTTCTGCAGAGGTCTTACTGTATCAATAAGCTTGTTAATATCTATGATGGGATGCCCTTAAAGTACTCCAACATAATGATCTCTCAGTTTGGTTTTCCATATGCCAACCACAGAAGTAAAATGTGA